In the genome of Raphanus sativus cultivar WK10039 chromosome 4, ASM80110v3, whole genome shotgun sequence, one region contains:
- the LOC130511240 gene encoding uncharacterized protein LOC130511240, which yields MEVAELLKKGYLREFLSDKAKNLLNKEDHSLPTEAASALPPQQDRVIHVITGGSEVSGISSAAAKKSTRNARNGREAEGPKRLLLGTDEISFTAREQEKVLVPHHDALVISLTIANCLVKRILVDNGSSSNIIFYSAFADLGLEPAALTKKVTPLVGFSGEVKQTLGEVLLPVYAEGVNQATKFLVVDCPSSYNVILGRPWIHDMGAVPSTLHQLVKFPTPWGIRAVKGDQENARSCYQTTLREKTQVL from the coding sequence ATGGAAGTCgccgagctcctcaagaaaggcTACTTGCGGGAGTTCCTCTCGGATAAGgccaagaaccttctaaatAAAGAAGATCACAGTCTCCCTACCGAGGCAGCTTCTGCATTGCCACCACAGCAAGACCGGGTGATCCACGTCATCACCGGCGGATCAGAGGTGAGCGGAATTAGCAGTGCCGCAGCCAAGAAAAGTACTCGCAATGCCAGGAATGGCCGAGAGGCCGAGGGTCCCAAGCGCCTGCTCCTTGGAACAGATGAGATCAGTttcactgcaagggagcaggagaaggtcctCGTCCCTCATCATGACGCTCTcgtcatttcacttaccatagcaaactgcttggtcaagcggATACTGGTAGATaatgggagctccagcaacataaTCTTCTATTCGGCCTTCGCCGACCTAGGTTTGGAACCTGCAGCTCTAACCAAAAAGGTAACTCCCCTCgtaggcttcagtggagaaGTCAAACAAACCTTGGGAGAGGTCCTTCTTCCTGTGTATGCCGAAGGGGTAAACCAAGCCACGAAGTTCCTGGTCGTCGACTGCCCCTCATCATACAATGTTATAttgggaaggccttggatccatgacatgggagccgtaccttcaACTTTGCACCAGCTGGTCAAGTTCCCAACCCCTTGGGGCATCAGAGCGGTCAAGGGGGATCAAGAGAACGCCAGGTCTTGCTATCAAACTACCCTTAGGGAAAAGACTcaggtcttatag